A genomic window from Algoriphagus sp. Y33 includes:
- a CDS encoding type IV toxin-antitoxin system AbiEi family antitoxin: MRVKDYIKHLLSIENYSFSLEEVIGNTNSVRASLKFELARQVEKKEIVSLRKGFHLIIPPRYSKQGHLPIQLYIDKLFKSLNRNYYLAFYSAAKFHGASHQQSQREYVITERPKLNDIKKVKLDIKFMTSSKWPTKNIVERKSDAGIFKISSPALTAVDLIHHQTKLGGLNRMLSILEELSEEITDNDLKDLLSWYPHRSTLQRFGFIMEELQLGIELDPLFDYLISGNFFPVLLSPKGKQKPGSVDNRWKVDVNIKLESDL; this comes from the coding sequence ATGAGAGTGAAGGACTATATCAAGCATCTACTATCGATAGAGAATTATTCATTCTCACTGGAAGAAGTCATTGGTAACACAAATTCTGTACGGGCTTCACTGAAGTTTGAACTTGCCCGACAAGTTGAAAAGAAAGAAATAGTAAGCCTTAGAAAAGGATTTCATCTGATAATACCTCCAAGGTATTCAAAACAAGGGCATTTACCTATCCAGCTTTACATTGATAAACTGTTTAAAAGTTTGAATCGTAACTATTATCTGGCTTTTTACTCTGCAGCCAAATTTCACGGAGCTAGCCATCAGCAGAGTCAAAGGGAATACGTTATAACAGAGCGTCCCAAACTAAACGATATTAAGAAAGTTAAGCTTGATATCAAATTCATGACCTCTTCAAAATGGCCTACTAAGAATATTGTAGAAAGAAAGTCAGATGCTGGAATTTTTAAAATATCCAGCCCTGCACTGACGGCAGTAGATTTAATACATCACCAAACTAAATTAGGAGGGCTTAACAGAATGCTGTCCATATTGGAAGAATTGTCTGAAGAGATAACCGATAATGACCTTAAAGATCTATTGTCTTGGTACCCACATAGAAGTACGTTACAGAGGTTTGGATTTATTATGGAAGAATTGCAATTGGGGATAGAATTAGACCCTCTATTTGACTATTTAATTTCAGGTAATTTTTTTCCTGTACTACTTTCTCCAAAAGGGAAACAAAAGCCGGGATCAGTCGACAATAGATGGAAAGTAGATGTGAATATTAAACTGGAAAGTGATTTGTGA
- a CDS encoding single-stranded DNA-binding protein produces the protein MNALRNKVQLIGHLGAKVELKTLESGKVLGHVSLATNESYKNQKGEKVTETTWHRLVIWGKNAELLEKYTDKGSEIAVEGKISNRDYSDKDGVKRYVTEIVVNDFLFLGEKTAKMKEEADLPF, from the coding sequence ATGAATGCGCTAAGAAACAAAGTACAGCTAATCGGTCATCTGGGAGCCAAAGTAGAATTGAAAACCCTGGAAAGCGGTAAGGTCTTAGGACACGTGAGCCTCGCAACTAACGAATCCTATAAAAATCAGAAAGGTGAAAAAGTCACTGAAACTACCTGGCACAGACTGGTCATCTGGGGCAAGAATGCAGAGCTACTCGAAAAGTATACCGACAAGGGATCTGAAATCGCCGTAGAAGGAAAAATTTCCAACCGGGACTACAGCGATAAGGATGGCGTAAAGCGATACGTTACTGAGATCGTGGTAAATGACTTCCTATTCTTGGGCGAAAAAACCGCTAAAATGAAGGAAGAAGCTGATCTTCCTTTCTAA